Proteins from a single region of Callithrix jacchus isolate 240 chromosome 12, calJac240_pri, whole genome shotgun sequence:
- the C12H10orf143 gene encoding uncharacterized protein C10orf143 homolog isoform X1, with amino-acid sequence MHKRLQESRPPCPKMWAQRRAGPETERPLALEGWLDPRQWPGGATVAALSSFGPAQRPRQLSACDLTVPSRQPRSKVLPGPPTEQPPDTTAARRGGWPERSAPSHRGARLSHRKRGGPEAHNSQKHPLSRSSVIVKAWRVPERMISSEPHGWSCERRRDKPASL; translated from the coding sequence ATGCACAAGCGGCTGCAGGAGTCCAGGCCTCCGTGCCCTAAGATGTGGGCTCAGCGCCGCGCCGGGCCGGAGACAGAGCGGCCGCTGGCGCTGGAGGGCTGGCTGGATCCCCGGCAGTGGCCGGGCGGAGCGACCGTGGCTGCGCTTTCCTCCTTCGGTCCTGCCCAAAGGCCCCGGCAGCTCAGCGCCTGCGACCTCACAGTGCCCTCCAGGCAGCCGAGAAGCAAAGTGCTTCCGGGGCCTCCCACCGAGCAGCCACCAGACACAACAGCTGCGCGCCGCGGGGGCTGGCCGGAACGCTCGGCGCCTTCCCACCGCGGCGCCCGCCTCTCTCACCGGAAGCGAGGCGGCCCTGAGGCCCACAACTCCCAGAAACACCCGCTGTCTCGCTCAAGCGTTATTGTCAAAGCTTGGCGGGTTCCTGAAAGAATGATTTCTTCGGAGCCCCACGGCTGGTCCTGTGAACGGAGACGCGACAAGCCGGCCTCTCTGTGA